A window of Apium graveolens cultivar Ventura chromosome 8, ASM990537v1, whole genome shotgun sequence contains these coding sequences:
- the LOC141679909 gene encoding uncharacterized protein LOC141679909 has product MLYVTDKKGIHPHPQALFDGFRSTIEDCSLSELALTGGEFTWEKSKGTPNYVRERLDRAFATDTWWHKFPMCNLSVIHITHSDHDPIKLDLAAFSFSRKQFRFQFENTWLKEQTFHEEVSMFWKGLSPTHLLPNLISVSSFMANWGRNFFHKIREKVRKQKEVLNELVNGEDEDGVRKYFEERDQFNDLLLHEEQYWKQRAKAFWLTEGDTNSKFFHAQASSRKKLNHIAHLKNDAGDLIDNHDVMCEMMK; this is encoded by the coding sequence ATGTTGTATGTCACTGATAAAAAGGGGATTCACCCTCATCCTCAAGCTCTCTTTGATGGGTTCCGATCGACTATTGAAGATTGTTCTCTTTCTGAACTTGCTCTCACTGGAGGCGAGTTTACTTGGGAAAAGAGCAAAGGCACCCCGAATTATGTGCGGGAGAGGCTTGATAGAGCTTTTGCAACGGACACATGGTGGCATAAATTTCCCATGTGTAATCTCTCTGTAATCCACATAACTCACTCTGATCATGATCCTATAAAACTAGACCTTGCAGCTTTCTCTTTTTCTAGAAAACAGTTCCGATTTCAATTTGAAAATACGTGGTTAAAAGAGCAAACTTTTCATGAAGAGGTGTCAATGTTCTGGAAAGGTTTATCTCCAACTCATCTGCTACCAAATCTTATTTCGGTTTCTTCTTTTATGGCAAACTGGGGAAGGAATTTCTTCCACAAAATTAGAGAAAAAGTCAGAAAACAGAAAGAGGTTCTGAATGAGCTTGTTaatggagaagatgaagatggTGTCAGAAAGTATTTCGAGGAAAGAGATCAGTTTAATGATTTATTGCTTCATGAAGAACAATATTGGAAGCAAAGAGCAAAGGCTTTTTGGCTTACGGAAGGAGACACTAACTCAAAATTTTTTCATGCCCAGGCATCATCGAGAAAGAAACTCAATCATATTGCTCATTTGAAAAATGATGCGGGGGACTTGATTGATAACCACGATGTGATGTGTGAGATGATGAAGTAA
- the LOC141679910 gene encoding uncharacterized protein LOC141679910, producing the protein MLYVTDKKGIHPHPQALFDGFRSTIEDCSISELALTGGEFTWEKSKGTPNYVRERLDRTFATDTWWHKFLMCNLSVIHTTHSDHDPIKLDLAAFSFSRKLFRFRFENTWLKEQTFHEEVSMFWKGLSPTHLLPNLISVSSFMANWGRNFFHKFRKKVRKQKEVLNELVNGEDEDGVRKYFEERDQFNDLLLHEEQYWKQRAKAFWLTEGDTNSKFFHAQASSRKKLNHIAHLKNDAGDLIDNHDAICEMMKEYYKGL; encoded by the coding sequence ATGTTGTATGTCACTGATAAAAAGGGGATTCACCCTCATCCTCAAGCTCTCTTTGATGGGTTCCGATCGACTATTGAAGATTGTTCTATTTCTGAACTTGCTCTTACTGGAGGCGAGTTTACTTGGGAAAAGAGCAAAGGCACCCCGAATTACGTGCGGGAGAGGCTTGATAGAACTTTTGCAACGGACACATGGTGGCATAAATTTCTCATGTGTAATCTCTCTGTAATCCACACAACTCACTCTGATCATGATCCTATAAAACTAGACCTTGCAGCTTTCTCTTTTTCTAGAAAACTGTTCCGATTTCGATTTGAAAATACGTGGTTAAAAGAGCAAACTTTTCATGAAGAGGTGTCAATGTTCTGGAAAGGTTTATCTCCCACTCATCTACTACCAAATCTTATTTCGGTTTCTTCTTTTATGGCAAACTGGGGAAGGAATTTCTTTCACAAATTTAGAAAAAAAGTCAGAAAACAGAAAGAGGTTCTGAATGAGCTTGTTaatggagaagatgaagatggTGTCAGAAAGTATTTCGAGGAAAGAGATCAGTTTAATGATTTATTGCTTCATGAAGAACAATATTGGAAGCAAAGAGCAAAGGCTTTTTGGCTTACGGAAGGAGACACTAACTCAAAATTTTTTCATGCCCAGGCATCATCGAGAAAGAAACTCAATCATATTGCTCATCTGAAAAATGATGCGGGGGACTTGATTGATAACCATGATGCGATATGTGAGATGATGAAGGAATACTATAAAGGCCTTTGA
- the LOC141679911 gene encoding putative mitochondrial protein AtMg00310 — MMNRYWWQSSNNKRVRWLAWERMCMAKSKGGMGFRSLTGFNLALLGKHVWNFMSNPNALVTRIYKAKYFHDGHLLIAKKGSNSSFIWTGLWKAKEELGKGLKWVLGDGNDINIFSDQWLRGK, encoded by the coding sequence ATGATGAACCGGTACTGGTGGCAGTCTAGCAACAATAAACGAGTTCGATGGCTTGCTTGGGAGAGAATGTGCATGGCAAAAAGTAAAGGGGGGATGGGTTTCAGGAGTCTTACTGGATTCAACTTGGCTTTACTAGGGAAACATGTATGGAATTTTATGTCAAATCCTAATGCTCTAGTCACTAGAATCTACAAAGCTAAATACTTTCATGATGGCCACTTGCTGATAGCGAAAAAAGGTTCGAACTCAAGCTTTATATGGACCGGATTATGGAAGGCTAAAGAAGAGTTAGGTAAAGGACTGAAGTGGGTTTTAGGAGATGGAAATGACATCAATATTTTCAGTGATCAATGGCTACGGGGAAAATGA